The proteins below come from a single Panicum hallii strain FIL2 chromosome 7, PHallii_v3.1, whole genome shotgun sequence genomic window:
- the LOC112901233 gene encoding class V chitinase-like: MASSSAANILLAMTMASLSLAASSAPAPGPTATVRAGFYLAAAAHLRPLAALDASLYTHLYYSALAVHPTTRKLALPADPHQAGLLAAFSPVLKSRNRALRTLLSVGAGAGVAGAGSQSQTDPAFAAMAADPASRAAFVAAAVALARGSGFDGLDVAWRFPASAVEMADFGFLVSEWRAAAPPGFLLTATVYFSNHVFDAPLPGVDYPSEAVARCLDWVNVVAFGLRPRGAGATAFDAPLYDRASHFSASYGVGSWIDAGVPAGKVVMGLPLYGRSWFLRNKANSGVGAPVVAAGPKQRGSNATGVMSYAEVQKLAAAGGGSGPQRSVTTTYDNASVASYLSVGDVWVAFDGAAVVSEKLAFVARRGLLGYFLWPVNYDDANLTVSRTASEVWMQNEISSSSKNGTGVRQTQGPVRLPPALRSPAGTPGPVPAPTSGSGSWLPWTKLNGLLHLWLLILVWC; this comes from the exons ATGGCGTCGTCGTCCGCCGCCAACATCCTCCTCGCCATGACCATGGCCTCGCTCTCGCTCGCCGCGTCGTCGGCTCCTGCGCCGGGGCCGACGGCGACGGTGCGCGCCGGCTTCTACCTCGCTGCGGCCGCCCACCTCCGCCCGCTCGCCGCGCTCGACGCCTCCCTCTACACGCACCTCTACTACTCGGCCCTCGCCGTGCACCCGACCACCCGGAAGCTCGCGCTCCCCGCGGACCCGCACCAGGCGggcctcctcgccgccttctccCCGGTGCTCAAGTCCAGGAACCGCGCGCTCCGGACCCTGCTCTCCGTCGGCGCTGGCGCGGGCGTCGCGGGGGCGGGCTCCCAGTCCCAGACCGACCCGGCGTTCGCCGCCATGGCCGCGGACCCGGCGTCCCGCGCTGCGTTCGTCGCCGCGGCCGTCGCGCTCGCCCGCGGCAGCGGCTTCGACGGGCTCGACGTCGCGTGGCGGTTCCCGGCGTCCGCGGTCGAGATGGCCGACTTCGGCTTCCTCGTCTCCGAgtggcgcgccgccgcgccccccgggTTCCTGCTCACAGCCACGGTCTACTTCTCCAACCACGTCTTCGACGCGCCGCTCCCCGGCGTCGACTACCCGTCCGAGGCCGTGGCGAGGTGCCTCGACTGGGTCAACGTCGTCGCGTTCGGGCTCCGCCCGCGGGGCGCCGGCGCCACGGCCTTCGACGCGCCGCTCTACGACCGGGCGTCCCACTTCTCGGCGAGCTACGGCGTCGGGTCGTGGATCGACGCGGGCGTGCCGGCGGGCAAGGTGGTCATGGGCCTCCCGCTCTACGGCCGCTCGTGGTTCCTGCGCAACAAGGCCAACAGCGGCGTCGGCGCGCCCGTCGTCGCCGCGGGGCCCAAGCAGCGCGGGAGCAACGCCACCGGCGTCATGTCGTACGCGGAGGTCCAGAAGctcgccgcggccggcggcgggagcggTCCTCAGCGCTCGGTCACCACGACGTACGACAACGCGTCCGTGGCGTCCTACCTGTCCGTGGGCGACGTCTGGGTCGCCTTCGACGGCGCGGCCGTCGTGTCCGAGAAGCTTGCCTTCGTCGCGCGGCGCGGCCTGCTCGGCTACTTCCTGTGGCCGGTGAACTACGACGACGCCAACCTCACGGTGTCCAGAACAG CATCGGAGGTCTGGATGCAGAACGAGATCTCGTCGAGTTCCAAGAACGGCACCGGCGTCAGGCAGACGCAGGGGCCAGTGCGATTGCCGCCGGCGCTCAGGTCGCCTGCCGGAACGCCTGGACCGGTACCGGCGCCGACGTCTGGATCAGGATCTTGGTTGCCTTGGACGAAGCTTAATGGGCTCCTGCATCTGTGGTTGCTAATTCTTGTGTGGTGTTAG
- the LOC112900639 gene encoding indole-2-monooxygenase-like translates to MAQLVVLDQLVGDSPAAEVFLLLLFTLLLLFLLLRYLTAGGAGSRARLPPSPSGGLPLIGHAHLVGALPHVSLRRLAARQRRCADLMTVRLGAVPTLVASSARAARVVLRTHDQALASRARSVCGDVLTYGPSDVVFAPYGERWRRSKRLVTTHLLSARKVQSHRAAREEEVELVINKIRDAAAAAAGATVDMSEVLSKFTNDMVCRAVAGRTFRVEGRDRVFRELIDETFAVLGGFNLENLYPGLAKAAGGVLMWPARRRAERLRDRWDELLDKLIDQHMGEVAGHEDAGGDGEQESDFISVLLSVQEEYGLTRDNIKGILGNMFAAGTDTTYLVLEFTIAELMLHQDAMAKLQAEVRKSTPKGQKLVNEDDLVGMTYLKAVIKETLRLHPPVPLLLPHLSQEDCDADGYAVPAGTSVLVNAWAISRDPAVWDAAEEFMPERFISMGDLGGVDFRGMDFQFLPFGSGRRICPGISFALSSIEIMLANLMLHFDWELPSGVDTVDMTEVFGLTVSRKEKLFLNPRPRGDVIK, encoded by the exons ATGGCTCAGCTAGTCGTTCTTGATCAGCTCGTCGGCGactcgccggcggcggaggtgttcCTCCTGCTGCTCTTCACTCTCCTGCTGCTCTTCCTGCTGCTGCGCTACTTGACTGCGGGCGGCGCAGGCTCGAGGGCCAGGCTCCCTCCCTCCCCGTCGGGCGGGCTGCCGCTGATCGGCCACGCCCACCTCGTCGGCGCGCTCCCGCACGTCTCGCtgcgccgcctcgccgcgcggCAGCGCAGGTGCGCGGACCTCATGACGGTCCGCCTCGGCGCCGTCCCGACGCTGGTGGCCTCGTCGGCGCGCGCCGCGCGGGTCGTGCTGCGCACGCACGACCAGGCGCTCGCGTCGCGGGCGCGGTCCGTCTGCGGGGACGTGCTCACCTACGGGCCGTCGGACGTCGTGTTCGCGCCCTACGGCGAGCGGTGGCGCCGGTCCAAGAGGCTGGTCACCACGCACCTGCTCAGCGCCAGGAAGGTCCAGTCCCACCGCGCCGCCCGGGAGGAGGAG GTCGAGCTGGTGATCAACAAGAtccgcgacgcggcggcggcggcggccggcgcgacTGTGGACATGAGCGAGGTCCTGAGCAAGTTCACTAATGACATGGTGTGCCGCGCCGTGGCGGGGCGGACGTTCAGGGTGGAGGGCCGGGACAGGGTGTTCCGGGAGCTCATCGACGAGACCTTCGCCGTCCTGGGAGGTTTCAACCTGGAGAACCTCTACCCTGGCCTCGCcaaggcggccggcggcgtgctCATGTGGCCGGCGCGTCGCAGGGCGGAGAGGCTAAGGGACCGGTGGGACGAGCTCCTCGACAAGCTGATCGACCAGCACATGGGCGAGGTTGCCGGCCATGAGGATGCCGGTggcgacggcgagcaggagagTGACTTCATAAGCGTGTTGCTCTCTGTGCAAGAGGAGTATGGGCTCACCAGAGACAACATCAAGGGCATCCTGGGA AACATGTTTGCAGCAGGCACGGACACGACATACCTGGTCCTGGAGTTCACCATAGCTGAGCTCATGCTGCACCAGGACGCCATGGCCAAGCTACAGGCTGAGGTGAGGAAGAGCACACCCAAGGGACAGAAACTGGTCAACGAAGACGATCTCGTTGGAATGACCTATCTGAAAGCTGTAATCAAGGAAACGCTCCGTTTGCATCCACCGGTACCGCTCCTCCTCCCGCATCTGTCCCAGGAGGACTGCGATGCCGATGGCTACGCAGTTCCTGCCGGCACGTCCGTGCTTGTCAATGCCTGGGCCATCAGCCGGGATCCCGCGGTGTGGGATGCCGCGGAGGAGTTCATGCCGGAGAGGTTCATCAGCATGGGAGACCTCGGAGGTGTCGACTTCAGAGGGATGGACTTTCAGTTTTTGCCTTTTGGATCGGGGCGCAGGATATGCCCGGGGATAAGCTTTGCATTGAGCTCCATTGAAATCATGCTGGCAAATCTTATGCTCCACTTCGACTGGGAGCTGCCGAGCGGTGTGGATACAGTAGATATGACCGAGGTGTTTGGGTTGACCGTGTCTCGCAAAGAGAAGCTCTTCCTCAACCCAAGGCCTCGGGGCGACGTCATCAAGTAA